The sequence ATTTGTCttctcttctgctgctgctgtctggcaGCTCAGCTGTCGAACCTCCTCAGTCTTCTCCATCTGATTTCCTCTGCTGTGTCCTCATCAGAGAGGTTGAAACCATACGGAGGAGGAGCTCCTCTCTGGTTGGTTTGTCctgcaaaacaaaatattattagctgcaTGGTCCTTTTGTTTGAGTTTTATCTAGGGTCTTTAAATTGGAAAGGTTTCTTAAACTCAGAGTGACCCCAGTCAGCTTCCATTTATCAAAACGCTCTGTTTGCGGTCTTACCTCTGTCATTCAGACTGTTTCTGATGGCTGCTTCTAACTGCTCTTCTTCTGTCAGTCCACCTGTATATGGTGCTGTATGATCTGTTGTGTAATGTGGTGCATACTGATGGTTTCCTGCATATCCTCCACCAGTACCACGGtagcctgcacacacacacacacacacacacacacacacacacaaacacacacaaacacacacaacattaaGGCTGGGATACTCTATATTCTTCTTATTGTCTACTAAAGCCaagaaaataccaaaaacaacaatatcttctctaaaaacatttttctgttctgATTTCCCATCTGTGGCACACAATCAGAAATAGTGCATTTGTTGTTGACTATTTTCAGCTATGAATTATTACAAATTTAGTGCCCCAGTGAGTGTTTACAGCTGCagcactgtgtttgtgttcatgatAATGAAAGAACATTTCACTCAGCACTACAGAGCGGCTCACTGATGTGTTGTGTGCTCGCTTCAGGCCACAGACAATAGATTCATCATCATTTCATTAACTGAGAGACAGAACTCAGGTGCTGCACAAAGTCCTGTACTGCAGTTAAACAATTAATTAGAGTCAGGAAAAGCTTTTATATAAAGTAACTTTCATTGAAAGGTTGATACCTGAAGATCCTGAGGAGTTGTAGTATGAAGCGGGCCGTGAGTAAGAGCCATTCGATGTCACAAACTCTggtgaaaatatatacaaacaGGCACTGTCAGTACAAACAGTGCTTAAGTTGTTTCTTTTAAGTTGTACATGGATTAATACTATGGTACACAAACCTGCCTCATGCTGTCAACATATAAACATATGCACAAATTACCACTTAACCAACATGAATTAATAGTTACTGAGACTGAGAGATGCTGTGAAGCCAGTAAATGACCTAAGTCACATCTAATTCCCAAAACATTGCATTTGTCACTTTTTATAGCTTCAGGAAAACACTATTTCTTTAAGTAAAACTTGAATCTTTAGAGCTCTTAAAACAGACAGGGTGCTTTTACTGGATTACAAGGACATGCAGTCAATAAGGCAACACACATGAACCCAGACCTGCACATTTCTTCATGATGGGCTTCAGTGGTCCAGTGGTGTAGAGCAGACCGACCAGGATACCTGCCAGGTGACCAACGAAAGATGTCCTGAAGAGGAAGAGCCACAGATTAACTCAATGAAACACTGCCATCTGGTGGACACTTTCACTCATAGCATCAAACCACATATCATGTCTAACTGTACCGAGTGCAAATCCGTGGGGGAAAGTAGGGGTGAAAAGTTTACTGAAGTTTAAGGATGTGTCAGAACTAAATAAAAGGATGGTCACTGGTGGGAAAGTTGCATTTCCAGTGTTGGTTCTGCACCTACAGCAGTATCAGGTATCAATATATCCTTGAAAAAGCAGTATTTCTGTAACCTGATGTTCTAGCAAACTCCAAATGAGATCAGTTTGCTCCAGAGGTATGTcaatgcttcttttttatgctGATGAATTACTGTAGTCCCTATCATGAGCTGTTTCCTAAAGAAAATGAAGgaatttttcttagtttttttcacattaccTTTCAAATTTGACCTGACTTTCTGGTCTATAAATCCACTAATGCTGGAGGGGCTGTCTACAAAACAAAACTCCTTTAATGACTAATTGTAATTTCTCTTTCTTCAACTGTTGAAATTAGCTTCCTTTGCCCTCACCTGCATTCTCTGTAGCTGTGTGTCGAGAGgtgatttgtttttctacaatattctttcTAGTGTAGTGTACAACAAAATGAAGGAACTGGTCCTTTAAATATGAGTTATCCCACTCAAAAACTCAAGCAACACCCATGGCGAAGAAGATACCCTCTACGGTATAAGTGAGTATTTAATCCAGAATCCTGGTGAATTTCTAACATGGATCTTTGATTAGTAACTCACCCAGGTGCTGTTATGTGGATTAGGATTAGCTCCACCCAGCTAGCATAGTGATTAGGTACGGGGAAACCATACACATAGGTCACACCTCCAGGATGATAATGGTTATTGAGCACCTTCAAAGCAAATAGAACACCTAGAAACAGCCATAATACAAAGATCGATGAAGAAACATCAGCACTTTTGGAAAAAGAGTCAAAGAAAGATTGGTTGGGCATGTGGTGTGAGGAGATactaccattttttaaaatttttattccaCATTGCATCAGGAGAATTTCAGTAGTCCAGCCTTCAGGACCAATTATACTACACGTTCTATTAGTAATTTGAAGTATAGTTTATACCTGAGAAGCCAACAGCACAGGCCATGCTGTAGGACTGGTCCTGGGTCAGCTCTGTAAGTACCGCCTCCAGCACCAGATAGACCAATCCGGTGAGCAGAGAGAAGACTGACAGCAGGTAGATGAACCAGGCTCCTCCCAGCCGGCGCTCCAGCTTGGTTCCTTTCCAGAGGAAGGACACCATGTTGAAGTACAGATGCCAGTCGTCCGCATGATGGAGTGGAGAAAGAAGAAGTCGACGCCAGTCTTTAAACCAGTACGCCTGCTGGACACTCACACAAGCCTGGGGATTGGATAGGTAGCAGTTTTCAGGTTTTATCATCAACATTTActacaattaaaaaaagagcCAAACTTTTTCACATTTGATAAATTGGGAGCTgcaaatatttgtcaaaaattatttcaaacctgcagcactattttaaatgtcactttGTTTGTATACATTTTTGAAACTGTCAAAACTGTGTGTGATATTAATGCTGTATTAGAGAATTACCCTCATCAATGGAGCAGCGGGGAACAGGAAAAGGTAAACATTGAGCCCCAGAACAGCCAGAGTGACCGGAGGGATGTTGTTCAGTCCCACCTGAAACACCTGAGAGGCCAGGAGCATCAGGCCCAGGTGGGATCCCCTCTGTCGGTTTCTCATAATGACAAAATCCTACACAGAAACAACCatgataagataatcctttattattCCCCACTTCACGGGAAATTTCccgtgttacagcagcaaaaatctttcatatGTACAATAAGATAATAattgtaataacaataatatatacaatatatacaagaatgaaggacgaaaaatgaataaatagagtATCACTACACTATAAACAAATTACATCAGCaaaaagtggcttgtggaataactgtaaaagtgcagaaaatgccagcagtgcaaggaattGCTGTGCAGATTTTACCATGGTTTAAGACGatatgatatagtccagtttatgttaacatcagccagtgatgctgatgttgtacagtcTTACAACAGATGGAATGAATGGCCTGCAATGAGATTAATTTTCAACCATTTCTGTTTTACCACAATATTCTGATCACTGGAGGAGCCCCACTTTTTTATTAGAACAGAGATTTCATGGTTGTAGTTTTGAATCTGAGTCTTCTAATTTATAAATCTTCTTGATgtccatttgttgttttgacataataatgtatTTAGTGGTTTACTCTCATTGTTTTACACTCTGCATACCTTGACTCCTCTATTCCCCATGACTGCGTCTGGCCTTCAGTAAGGAATGTATATGATGAGGATACAGAGAGCATGAATGGCACAGCTTGCAGAGGGAACTTAGAACTGTGACTCAGCAATTttacagagcagcagagagttTTCTCAGAAGAATCAGACCCATTTTTCCATCGCTAAGCATGAACATTAAATCAACTTTCACTTTGCTTTGAAATAAACCAAGCATTTCTATGAccatcacaaaaagaaaaaaagaaaacaaagacaaagacactCTCACTTTACAGCACTGTCATTAACTTCCTCATGCATTTCATCTTAGAGAATTTGTATTAGCTTTCTATTTGTTCATTATCCACCTTTACCCTGACAGATAAACCACAGCTTCCTTCTCACCATTACTGAATTTAAACTgtttaccattcaaaagttcatgttgtttttttttgtttaattttatttttgattaattctaTCTGTTTCTGACCCTGAGTAAtttctttgtgaatttttttagtAGCTGTATACAGTGTAAATACATTTCCTTATAAATTTTGGTCTCTTGTGTTTCCTTTGCTGCAGTGAACAGAGATCACTTCAATCGGTAAGAGCcccatttcaaattaaaaatatagcaTTGCTAGATATATAACCTTTGAAAAAGCTATATGCATAAAAAATGCGTTAAAATTGACATCCAAAATCAGAGTGTCCAAACTTCAGTATATGAGCTTCTGTCAGATGTGACggcttgtttaaaatgaattacTAACCGACTCTCTGGAATCACAGATGTTATGTCTGAGACagtatttctaaattatttttaatttaggaGATCAAGCCTTTACAGTAGCAGCTCAAATCAAATATTCCTcctctgtttgcatttttaattaatgttttcatCACTTTTGATTGCTCttaatcattttaacatttcagttttttaaataatatttattttagctTACAAATTGATCTTACAAGTTGCCATTTTTGCTTTactttattttagcattttgttctagtatattccatccatccatccattatctatacaccgcttaatcctcattagggtcgcggggggggctggagcctatcccagctgactcgggcgaagtaGTATATTCCacattacaaaataatttttaagtCCTTTCTTacttttgcacattattttgttGCTGCTTGACTCATAAAATGTGCAGCTTTTTGGTCAACTCAGAATGTTTTCGACATGCTATATAAACAAATCTGACTTATCTGAAAAGTCTATTGCGCACACACAAATTCTACAACTTCAAAAAGATTTTTCAGACTCTGCTTACAATTTaagtaagaaaaaataatacaagaagAGACTGACGAAACAAGAGAGTGCTTGTCCTGGTTTGTCCATACTTAGTAGTAACATTACAACCACATGTGCCAGCAAATGCTAGTAAAAATCACCACAGCTGCTGTTATGGTGTCCTGAATGTTGCAGCAGCTTCAGGAATACACTGATTAATCTGTCTGCTGTTCAGGTAATGTGGCAGTTTTCCATTAAGGTGTATAATCACAGCCAATAAACACAGACACTACAGTTTACACACAGGCTTTACTAAGTTTAAAATCAGATATAACCCAAACCTAAAGTCATTTAGGCATCCTAAAGTGAccagaaaagaagaaatactCATTACTATCAGAGAGGTGTCTTTACTAAATGTTATTCCAGACGAGCAGTTAGTTTCTGTAAATTAGCAACTCAATAAAAGGCTGCAAGTAGATTTAACATCATCGCGATACTAAGACAACAAAGCCtattttctttgtaaaacataaaatgttacatttagCCAATAAAATCCTCAGAAGTACAAACATATCCGCATGACTTAACTTACTGTGAGTCCAGTCGGTTGCTGGGAAGCTCTTCCTGGTTccggctaatgctaatgctaacctCAAAGTTAATTTGAGTGTCTAACCAGGTAAAGAAGCTTCAGAAGAGTTTAAGGTTCACGGACAAATTCAAGTTGTACTTATACTCCTCTTAGTGAGACGTCAGTAGTGTGTATTACTTGGTGTTTCATCATTTCTAGTAGCTTCCAGTAACGTCTCTGAAAAAGCTGGCATCCCGGAAGTGTCTTGTGTCACGTGATAATAACAAACCGACGTGTACTAGCGCAGGCGCAGTAAGGAGCTTGGTGTTGGCGCTCACCTGCAGTTTCCGGTTTGTCTCTGAGTTTCTCCTCGCTGTCTTgcttttctctgcagttttccacagtgatggctgatcgaggctttgttgaagcttcgacacttcattcaaaacatggttcattactcgaggcctcaatgacacacagtgctcgagtaggacatctagtggtcaataatatgaagtgcaatcaagacgtggtcgttggttcatggattgttttggatttgattcgccatgcacacattcctgtttgactacactagatgattgtatgggttgtagtggacacagaaataatattactagtaataataatgacaataactattgaagagcacgtttcttatttcccatgtttgtctgcatccctatatactctttgcttatattctgtgttatgaaacatttaaacggtgctgctacattcatgagatgctctacaaatacagactgatgtcattttcacatggggctggtgcaaataaagattttatggattattatggattttggcaaagtatgtcttggggtttattggtaaagaggtcagtaaagagggtgtgcttatgtaactggttatgaggttttattgagaaataatttatcaacagttttgggaccactgttccctctaagctgcgtgcgatactttttttttttttttgcgcatttatcatctatttttttgccattttcgagttttttttgagtctcgactcgatcgtttttctcaggaggttggactttagcctttgtgctggagggttgaaccctcagttccaagactttcaaagcctccagacctcccgagtcctcaggacctgagctttcacacagtctgagggctgaaattttctaagtcccacagtagttctctgttagattgaacttccagacagtccaaggactgatatcttctaagttcctgagtacttctctgttagtttgaaccttcacacagtctgaggactgaaatcttaaaagttcttgagtagttctctgttagtttgaaccttcagacagtctgttaatgtttcgattaaatctttaaggtttttctttttaaatgttttaccaccttttaatgtttaattttctttttaaatccttcattgtattttcagtgtaattcctatttgaacttttattgtctttaagatataattttctaattaaacatttaattttttaattaaatgttttgtcttttttggccttttattggataggtgtagtgagagacagacaggaaacgggggagaagagtcgggaaAAGACTTtcagcaaagggccactagcgggactcgaacccgggacgctgcgtcagggaccagcccctgtacatggatcacccgcttaacctgttgagctatatgggtacctgtgttttgtctttttaagggtttaataatctgattaaatgttttgcatttttgaaaatgtttaacattcttcttgtttaattgtattttttaaatgtttaatgatggataatactttatctgtaatttgtaatatttgtattttaaaaattttgtataatttcatactgacatgtattgtatcgtgttgaatgatctcattccatattttgtctgtttaatataatttaatgtaatttaatgtttaactctattaaacagacaaaatatggaatgagatcattcaacacgatacaatacatgtcagtatgaaattatacaaaatttttaaaatacaaatattacaaattacagataaagtattatccatcattaaac comes from Amphiprion ocellaris isolate individual 3 ecotype Okinawa chromosome 7, ASM2253959v1, whole genome shotgun sequence and encodes:
- the rhbdd1 gene encoding rhomboid-related protein 4, with the translated sequence MRNRQRGSHLGLMLLASQVFQVGLNNIPPVTLAVLGLNVYLFLFPAAPLMRACVSVQQAYWFKDWRRLLLSPLHHADDWHLYFNMVSFLWKGTKLERRLGGAWFIYLLSVFSLLTGLVYLVLEAVLTELTQDQSYSMACAVGFSGVLFALKVLNNHYHPGGVTYVYGFPVPNHYASWVELILIHITAPGTSFVGHLAGILVGLLYTTGPLKPIMKKCAEFVTSNGSYSRPASYYNSSGSSGYRGTGGGYAGNHQYAPHYTTDHTAPYTGGLTEEEQLEAAIRNSLNDRGQTNQRGAPPPYGFNLSDEDTAEEIRWRRLRRFDS